The following proteins come from a genomic window of Yinghuangia sp. ASG 101:
- the efeO gene encoding iron uptake system protein EfeO produces MPAARRTVAAMAGAALLGIPALAACSSDSGADTIKVSASDGKCEVAKTDWTAGKNTLKVTNKGKQITEVYVYAQGDRIVTERENIGPGISADITFDIKPGKYQVACKPGMKGDGIRQDITVAGVSSEKPLDPRLAKAVADYRAYVQSQVDTALPTLEQFTAAVKSGDAAKAKELYASSRYGWESVEPVAESFGDLDPKMDAREADLEPGQEFTGWHRLEKALWTTGQVAPEEYKYADQLLADYKDLQAKIGTAEITPTSIANGAKELLDEVATGKVTGEEEFFSHTDLVDFDGNVAGARKAFELLKPVVLEKDPELDATLTAEFVAIDQLLAKYRQGSGYVAYDTVNDEQRKELSDAVNALAEPLSRLAAAIAS; encoded by the coding sequence ATGCCTGCCGCCCGCCGCACCGTCGCCGCCATGGCCGGAGCCGCCCTGCTCGGAATCCCGGCACTCGCCGCATGCAGCAGCGACTCGGGCGCCGACACCATCAAGGTGAGCGCCTCCGACGGGAAATGCGAAGTGGCCAAGACGGATTGGACGGCCGGCAAGAACACCCTCAAGGTCACCAACAAGGGCAAGCAGATCACCGAGGTCTACGTCTACGCCCAAGGCGACCGCATCGTCACCGAGCGCGAGAACATCGGCCCCGGCATCTCCGCCGACATCACGTTCGACATCAAGCCCGGGAAGTACCAGGTGGCGTGCAAGCCCGGGATGAAGGGCGATGGCATCCGCCAGGACATAACCGTGGCCGGCGTCTCCTCCGAAAAGCCCCTGGACCCGCGCCTGGCGAAGGCCGTCGCCGATTACCGCGCGTACGTGCAGAGCCAGGTCGACACCGCGCTTCCGACCCTGGAGCAGTTCACCGCCGCGGTGAAGTCCGGGGACGCGGCCAAGGCCAAGGAGTTGTACGCGAGTTCGCGCTACGGCTGGGAGAGCGTCGAGCCGGTCGCGGAGAGCTTCGGCGACCTCGACCCGAAAATGGACGCCCGCGAGGCCGATCTCGAACCCGGCCAGGAGTTCACCGGCTGGCACCGGCTGGAAAAGGCCCTGTGGACGACCGGTCAGGTCGCTCCCGAGGAGTACAAGTACGCCGACCAATTGCTGGCCGACTACAAGGACTTGCAGGCCAAGATCGGCACCGCCGAGATCACCCCGACGTCGATCGCCAATGGGGCCAAGGAGCTTCTCGACGAGGTCGCCACGGGCAAGGTCACCGGCGAGGAGGAATTCTTCAGCCACACCGACCTGGTCGACTTCGACGGCAACGTCGCGGGCGCCCGGAAGGCGTTCGAACTCCTCAAGCCCGTCGTCCTGGAGAAGGACCCGGAGCTGGACGCCACCCTCACCGCCGAGTTCGTCGCGATCGACCAACTGCTCGCGAAGTACCGCCAGGGGTCCGGATACGTCGCGTACGACACGGTCAACGACGAACAGCGCAAGGAGCTCTCCGACGCCGTGAACGCGCTCGCGGAACCGCTCTCCCGGCTCGCCGCCGCGATCGCCTCCTGA
- a CDS encoding family 2 encapsulin nanocompartment cargo protein terpene cyclase: MPDPGPCCLPPSRTDALARLAALGVGPRPAPSSPPAAPAAVAAPAADLAPDEAPVGDPPAPEPEAAVAVPDDASAFVERLRRGPSGLGTLSLHLAPREEPPTPAPASGRPAPGSPIPGLYHHPVPEPDPARVEEVGSRIKRWAVDEVQAYPPEWEDQFDGFSVGRYMVACHPDAPTVDHLMIAARLMVAENVVDDCYCEDHGGSPVGLGGRLLLAHTALDAVHTTAEYQPAWARSLVSDAPRRSYLSAMEYFARAATPSQADRFRHDMARLHLGYLAEAAWAETEYVPEVAEYLAMRQFNNFRPCPTITDTVGGYELPADLHALPAMQRAIALAGNASTIANDLYSYTKELDSPGLHLNLPVVIAERENLSAKESYLKAVEVHNDLMHAFEAAAAEVAASWPDARVLRFLRGVAVWVDGNHYWHQTNTYRYSLPDFW, translated from the coding sequence ATGCCCGATCCCGGGCCCTGCTGCCTGCCTCCGAGCCGGACCGACGCCTTGGCCCGCCTCGCGGCCCTCGGCGTCGGCCCCCGGCCGGCCCCGTCATCCCCGCCCGCGGCGCCGGCGGCCGTCGCCGCGCCCGCCGCCGACCTCGCCCCGGACGAGGCCCCGGTCGGCGACCCTCCCGCCCCGGAGCCCGAGGCGGCCGTCGCCGTGCCGGACGACGCGTCCGCCTTCGTCGAACGGCTCCGCCGGGGCCCCAGCGGCCTGGGCACCCTGAGCCTGCACCTCGCCCCGCGCGAGGAGCCGCCGACACCCGCACCCGCCTCGGGGCGTCCGGCGCCCGGCAGCCCCATTCCGGGGCTCTACCACCACCCGGTGCCGGAGCCCGATCCGGCACGGGTGGAGGAAGTCGGCAGTCGGATCAAGAGGTGGGCGGTGGACGAGGTCCAGGCGTACCCGCCGGAGTGGGAGGACCAGTTCGACGGGTTCTCCGTCGGGCGCTACATGGTCGCCTGCCACCCGGACGCCCCGACCGTCGACCACCTGATGATCGCCGCGCGGCTCATGGTCGCGGAGAACGTGGTCGACGACTGCTACTGCGAGGACCACGGCGGTTCGCCGGTCGGCCTGGGCGGACGGCTCTTGCTGGCACACACCGCCCTCGACGCGGTGCACACCACCGCGGAGTACCAGCCGGCATGGGCGCGGTCGCTCGTGTCGGACGCCCCGCGGCGCTCGTACCTGTCCGCCATGGAGTACTTCGCCCGGGCCGCGACTCCCTCCCAGGCCGACCGCTTCCGGCACGACATGGCCCGCCTGCACCTGGGCTACCTCGCCGAGGCCGCCTGGGCCGAGACGGAGTACGTCCCCGAGGTGGCCGAGTACCTGGCGATGCGCCAGTTCAACAACTTCCGCCCGTGTCCCACGATCACCGACACCGTCGGCGGTTACGAACTCCCGGCGGATCTGCACGCGTTGCCCGCCATGCAGCGGGCGATCGCGCTGGCCGGCAACGCGTCCACCATCGCCAACGACCTGTACTCGTACACCAAGGAACTCGACAGCCCCGGCCTGCACCTGAACCTGCCGGTGGTGATCGCCGAGAGGGAGAACCTCTCCGCGAAGGAGAGCTACCTGAAGGCCGTCGAGGTGCACAACGACCTCATGCACGCGTTCGAGGCCGCCGCCGCCGAGGTGGCCGCCTCGTGGCCGGACGCGCGCGTGCTGCGCTTCCTGCGCGGGGTCGCCGTGTGGGTCGACGGCAACCACTACTGGCACCAGACCAACACGTACCGCTACAGCCTGCCCGACTTCTGGTAA
- a CDS encoding SpoIIE family protein phosphatase: protein MTGSESAAGGGAPWPPDPVDASRTASAVVDPRGVVTEWSTGAVRLLGYTSAEMVGRPAAHLLAEKAPVDALRAVESRTRWHGMVTLRHRDGRHLTVSVLAHFPETGGAAGRWLVLSPVGGDQASFWDDTLMMAAFAQAPASMALFDSGLRLRRVNAEMERALGMPERAMRGLRAPEIVAEPEADRTEQAMRRAFATGERQRLRQAVRVAGHEHKRVWSTSMTRVQDSDGTVRGVLLSAQDTTEEHMARERLALLNDASVRIGSTLDLTRTAQELVDVAVPRLADFATVDLLLAVEAGEEPRDDTRAGHVVLRRAAYQSVLDGAPEAVVPRGAATDYPNGSPAAECLVLGRPLIREVTHRMVDSWAKHRAHADHVRRYGFHSVLAVPMQARGVTLGVALFSRHQRPEPFEQDDLMLAEEITARAAVCVDNARRYTRERGTSLTLQNSLLPRSLPPQTAVEVASRYLPAGTRSGVGGDWFDLIPLSGARVALVVGDVVGHGIQASATMGRLRTAVRTLADVDLPPDELLTHLDDLVIHLSSESDNTSGPVGDIGATCLYAVYDPVSRRCTLARAGHPLPALASPDGTAKFLDVPAGPPLGLGGLPFESTEIELPEGSTLALYTDGLIEARGRDIDEGLDKLLAALAQPAPSLEGTCDAMLRALLPAHPIDDVALLTARTRAFDAAHVAAWDVAPTPSAVAETRENACRKLDDWDLHEAVFVTELVVSELVTNAIRYGSAPIRLRLIRDRDALICEVSDANNTAPHLRRARAFDEGGRGLLLVAQLTHRWGTRQTYTGKTIWAEQAQPRGRGGPDGRAPGGGHDREHAARPAGSVRQSL from the coding sequence ATGACGGGTTCCGAATCCGCCGCCGGCGGCGGAGCGCCATGGCCGCCCGATCCCGTCGACGCCTCCCGCACGGCGAGCGCGGTGGTGGACCCGCGGGGCGTCGTGACCGAGTGGAGCACGGGAGCGGTACGCCTGCTCGGCTACACGTCGGCCGAGATGGTCGGACGCCCCGCGGCCCATCTGCTCGCCGAAAAGGCGCCCGTTGACGCACTCCGGGCCGTGGAGTCCCGGACACGGTGGCACGGCATGGTGACTCTCCGGCACCGCGACGGGCGCCACCTCACCGTGAGCGTGCTGGCGCACTTCCCGGAGACGGGCGGCGCGGCCGGTCGCTGGCTGGTGCTGTCCCCGGTGGGCGGCGACCAGGCGTCCTTCTGGGACGACACCCTGATGATGGCGGCGTTCGCGCAGGCCCCGGCCTCGATGGCGCTGTTCGACTCCGGCCTGCGGCTGCGGCGCGTGAACGCGGAGATGGAGCGCGCCCTCGGTATGCCCGAGCGCGCGATGCGGGGACTGCGGGCACCGGAGATCGTGGCCGAGCCCGAGGCCGACCGTACGGAGCAGGCCATGCGGCGGGCGTTCGCGACCGGTGAACGGCAGCGCCTCCGGCAGGCCGTCCGCGTCGCGGGCCACGAGCACAAGAGGGTCTGGTCGACGTCCATGACCCGCGTGCAGGACAGCGACGGAACGGTCCGCGGCGTGCTCCTCTCCGCCCAGGACACGACCGAGGAGCACATGGCCCGGGAACGCCTCGCGCTGCTCAACGACGCCAGCGTGCGCATCGGGAGCACCCTCGACCTCACCCGCACCGCGCAGGAACTCGTCGACGTGGCCGTCCCGAGGCTCGCGGACTTCGCCACGGTCGACCTGCTCCTCGCCGTCGAGGCCGGGGAGGAGCCGCGCGACGACACGCGCGCCGGTCATGTCGTGCTGCGCCGCGCCGCGTACCAGTCCGTCCTGGACGGCGCCCCCGAGGCCGTCGTCCCGCGCGGGGCCGCCACGGACTACCCGAACGGATCGCCGGCCGCCGAGTGCCTGGTCCTGGGGCGACCGCTGATCCGGGAGGTCACGCACCGCATGGTGGACTCGTGGGCGAAGCACCGGGCCCACGCCGACCACGTGCGCCGCTACGGATTCCACTCGGTGCTCGCCGTACCGATGCAGGCGCGCGGCGTCACCCTCGGTGTGGCCCTCTTCTCCCGGCATCAGCGGCCGGAGCCGTTCGAGCAGGACGACCTCATGCTGGCCGAGGAGATCACCGCGCGAGCCGCGGTCTGCGTCGACAACGCGCGCCGTTACACGCGCGAGCGCGGCACCTCCCTGACCCTGCAGAACAGCCTGCTGCCGCGGAGCCTGCCGCCGCAGACGGCGGTCGAGGTCGCGTCCAGATACCTCCCCGCCGGGACGCGGTCCGGCGTGGGCGGCGACTGGTTCGATCTGATCCCGTTGTCCGGCGCCCGGGTCGCCCTGGTCGTCGGCGACGTCGTGGGCCACGGCATCCAGGCCTCCGCCACCATGGGGCGGTTGCGTACCGCCGTGCGCACCTTGGCCGACGTGGACCTGCCGCCGGACGAGTTGCTGACGCATCTGGACGACCTCGTCATCCATCTGTCCTCCGAGTCCGACAACACCTCGGGGCCGGTCGGCGACATCGGTGCCACGTGCCTGTACGCGGTCTACGACCCGGTCTCCCGGCGCTGCACGCTGGCCCGCGCGGGCCACCCCCTGCCCGCGCTGGCGTCGCCGGACGGCACCGCGAAGTTCCTGGACGTCCCTGCGGGCCCGCCGCTGGGGCTGGGCGGCCTTCCCTTCGAGAGCACCGAGATCGAGCTGCCCGAGGGCAGCACCCTCGCGCTCTACACCGACGGGCTCATCGAGGCCCGGGGCCGGGACATCGACGAGGGCCTGGACAAGCTGCTCGCGGCGCTGGCCCAACCCGCGCCGTCGCTGGAGGGCACCTGCGACGCCATGCTGAGGGCGCTTCTCCCCGCGCATCCCATCGACGACGTCGCCCTGCTGACGGCCCGCACCCGCGCGTTCGACGCCGCCCACGTCGCCGCCTGGGATGTCGCGCCCACGCCGTCGGCCGTCGCGGAGACCCGGGAGAACGCCTGCCGGAAACTGGACGACTGGGACCTGCACGAGGCCGTGTTCGTCACCGAACTCGTCGTCAGCGAACTCGTCACCAACGCCATCCGCTACGGCAGCGCGCCCATCCGACTCCGGCTCATCCGCGACCGCGACGCCCTCATCTGCGAGGTCTCGGACGCCAACAACACCGCGCCGCACCTGCGTCGCGCGCGGGCCTTCGACGAAGGCGGTCGCGGCCTGCTGCTCGTCGCCCAACTCACCCACCGGTGGGGCACGCGCCAGACGTATACCGGCAAGACCATCTGGGCCGAGCAGGCGCAGCCGCGCGGTCGGGGCGGACCGGACGGGCGGGCACCCGGCGGCGGCCACGATCGCGAGCACGCGGCCCGTCCCGCGGGGTCTGTGCGCCAAAGCCTGTGA
- a CDS encoding DUF1648 domain-containing protein produces MQLASLPSAFLGSPGRRRITVAAASAVVGFAVTAVVFAAWSSRLPDPIATHMGSGGNADGYSSRAAFLPITAALQLGVGAVLAATVWSTRGSSGGQRACTATAVGMAAFLTSIDVMLLAANRGEADARDVRFALWHLASAAGAAVAAGVLGWFAAGSTPADKATVRTAPPPEAGYLTAARGERLVWTRRVTSPALVAVSALLVVAGLLVGGVSDWTTGSLLAACGLLTAAFAAVRVTVDGSGVTVTYGPLPRPRTRVALDRVAEAGTRQVRALGDFGGWGYRVRPNARGVILRSGEALELRLGGGDAFVVTTSDARTAANVVNTLAARARPPRDGRDAGRPTEPGTS; encoded by the coding sequence ATGCAGCTCGCGTCCCTGCCGTCGGCATTCCTCGGCTCGCCCGGCCGGCGTCGCATCACCGTCGCCGCCGCGTCGGCGGTCGTCGGTTTCGCCGTCACCGCGGTCGTCTTCGCGGCCTGGAGCAGCCGGTTGCCCGACCCGATCGCCACCCACATGGGGTCGGGCGGCAACGCGGACGGCTATTCCTCGCGCGCCGCGTTCCTCCCGATCACCGCGGCCCTGCAACTCGGTGTCGGCGCGGTCCTCGCGGCGACCGTGTGGTCCACCCGCGGCTCGTCCGGCGGACAACGCGCCTGCACGGCGACCGCCGTGGGCATGGCGGCGTTCCTCACCTCCATCGACGTGATGCTCCTCGCCGCGAACCGCGGCGAGGCCGACGCCCGGGACGTCCGGTTCGCCCTGTGGCACCTGGCGTCCGCCGCGGGGGCCGCGGTGGCCGCCGGGGTGCTCGGCTGGTTCGCCGCCGGGTCCACGCCCGCGGACAAGGCGACGGTCCGGACCGCGCCGCCGCCCGAGGCCGGCTACCTGACCGCGGCCCGCGGCGAACGCCTGGTGTGGACACGCCGGGTGACCTCCCCCGCCCTGGTCGCGGTCTCGGCGCTGCTGGTGGTCGCGGGGCTCCTGGTCGGCGGGGTGTCGGACTGGACGACCGGCTCGCTGCTCGCCGCCTGCGGGCTGCTCACCGCGGCGTTCGCCGCCGTCCGGGTCACCGTGGACGGCTCCGGGGTGACCGTCACCTACGGCCCGCTGCCCCGCCCCCGCACCCGGGTGGCCCTGGACCGCGTCGCGGAGGCGGGGACCCGACAGGTGCGCGCGCTGGGCGACTTCGGCGGGTGGGGGTACCGGGTGCGCCCCAACGCCCGCGGGGTGATTCTGCGTTCGGGCGAGGCACTGGAGCTGCGGCTCGGAGGCGGAGACGCGTTCGTCGTCACGACCTCGGACGCCCGCACGGCGGCGAACGTCGTCAATACGCTGGCGGCCCGTGCCCGCCCACCCCGCGACGGCCGTGACGCCGGCCGGCCGACCGAGCCCGGGACGTCCTGA
- a CDS encoding family 2B encapsulin nanocompartment shell protein, with translation MTVETGTEAQQTPPQQSSLATVAARNLASTTKSAPQMQEITSRWLLRMLPWVETKGGTYRVNRRLSYTVGDGRIEFVQDGARVRVIPRELGELALLRDFEDEAVLGAIADRCVQRDFRPGEVLVERGNAAEAIHLIAHGRVSQTSLGKYGDDAVVAVLADGDRFGENALLDADAQWDYTATAETAGTLLTLSRADFNEVIATAPDLQEHLRRFGSLSLKNQNKHGEAEIAMSAGHTGEPSLPGTFVDYELNPREYELSVAQTVLRIHTRVSDLYNGPHNQTEEQLRLTIEALRERQEHELVNNPEFGLLHNADFKQRIQSHDGQPTPDDMDELLCRRRGTKFFFAHPRAIAAFGRELNARGLYPDHVDVGGQSVPAWRGVPVLPCNKIPITKENTTSIIAMRTGEDNQGVVGLRQTGLPEEFEPGLSVRFMGINEQAIMSYLVTTYYSAAILVPDALGVLENVQIARRID, from the coding sequence ATGACCGTTGAGACCGGCACCGAGGCGCAGCAGACGCCACCGCAGCAGTCCAGCCTGGCCACGGTGGCTGCCCGCAATCTCGCCTCCACCACCAAGTCCGCCCCGCAGATGCAGGAGATCACCTCCCGCTGGCTGCTGCGGATGCTGCCCTGGGTGGAGACCAAGGGTGGCACCTACCGGGTGAACCGCCGGCTGAGCTACACCGTCGGTGACGGACGGATCGAGTTCGTGCAGGACGGTGCCCGGGTCCGGGTCATCCCGCGCGAACTCGGCGAGCTGGCGCTGCTGCGCGATTTCGAGGACGAAGCGGTGCTGGGCGCGATCGCCGACCGCTGCGTGCAGCGCGACTTCCGACCCGGCGAGGTGCTGGTCGAGCGCGGCAACGCGGCCGAGGCGATCCACCTGATCGCCCACGGCCGCGTCAGCCAGACCTCGCTGGGCAAGTACGGTGACGACGCCGTCGTGGCCGTGCTCGCCGACGGCGACCGGTTCGGCGAGAACGCGCTGCTGGACGCCGACGCGCAGTGGGACTACACCGCCACCGCCGAGACCGCCGGCACCCTGCTCACGCTGTCCCGCGCGGACTTCAACGAGGTGATCGCGACGGCGCCGGACCTCCAGGAGCACCTGCGGCGGTTCGGTTCGCTGTCCCTCAAGAACCAGAACAAGCACGGCGAGGCCGAGATCGCGATGTCGGCCGGCCACACCGGCGAGCCTTCGCTGCCCGGCACGTTCGTGGACTACGAGCTGAACCCGCGCGAGTACGAACTGTCCGTGGCGCAGACCGTCCTGCGGATCCACACCAGGGTCTCGGACCTCTACAACGGGCCGCACAACCAGACCGAGGAACAGCTCCGGCTGACCATCGAGGCGCTGCGCGAGCGCCAGGAGCACGAGCTGGTCAACAACCCGGAGTTCGGCCTGCTCCACAACGCCGACTTCAAGCAGCGCATCCAGTCCCACGACGGTCAGCCCACTCCGGACGACATGGACGAGCTGCTGTGCCGTCGGCGCGGCACGAAGTTCTTCTTCGCGCACCCCAGGGCGATCGCGGCGTTCGGGCGCGAGCTGAACGCGCGGGGGCTCTACCCGGACCACGTGGACGTCGGCGGGCAGTCCGTCCCGGCCTGGCGCGGAGTCCCGGTCCTGCCGTGCAACAAGATCCCGATCACCAAGGAGAACACCACGTCGATCATCGCCATGCGTACCGGCGAGGACAACCAGGGGGTCGTCGGCCTGCGCCAGACCGGCCTCCCGGAGGAGTTCGAGCCCGGGCTGTCGGTCCGGTTCATGGGGATCAACGAGCAGGCGATCATGTCCTACCTGGTCACGACCTACTACTCCGCGGCGATCCTGGTGCCCGACGCGCTCGGCGTGTTGGAGAACGTCCAGATCGCCCGCCGGATCGACTAG
- a CDS encoding geranyl diphosphate 2-C-methyltransferase, producing the protein MTSADLTTAESAGTGTSAVVLPPATPYQDDIARYWNNEARPVNLRLGDVDGLYHHHYGIGDVDHAALGDARDSEYETKLIAELHRLESAQTDVLLDQLGPVGREDTLVDAGCGRGGSMVMAHRRFGCTVEGVTLSAKQADFANLRARELGIGNHVHAQVCNMLDMPFETGLATASWNNESSMYVDLHDLMAEHSRVLSVGGRYVTITGCWNPRYGQPSKWVSQINAHFECNIHSRREYLRAMIDNRLVPQAVIDLTPQTLPYWKLRATTSLVTGIEDAFIKSYEDGSFQYVLIAADRV; encoded by the coding sequence GTGACCAGCGCTGACCTCACCACCGCCGAATCCGCCGGCACCGGCACCTCTGCGGTCGTCCTCCCCCCGGCGACGCCCTATCAGGACGACATTGCCCGGTACTGGAACAACGAGGCCAGGCCCGTGAACCTCCGCCTCGGCGACGTCGACGGTCTTTACCACCACCACTACGGCATCGGCGACGTCGACCATGCCGCCCTGGGCGACGCCCGGGACAGCGAATACGAAACGAAGCTGATCGCCGAGCTGCACCGCCTGGAGTCGGCACAGACCGACGTCCTCCTGGACCAGCTCGGCCCCGTCGGCCGCGAGGACACTCTGGTGGACGCCGGCTGCGGTCGCGGCGGCTCCATGGTCATGGCCCACCGCCGCTTCGGCTGCACGGTCGAGGGCGTCACCCTGTCGGCGAAGCAGGCCGATTTCGCGAACCTGCGCGCCCGCGAGCTGGGCATCGGGAACCACGTGCACGCCCAGGTCTGCAACATGCTCGACATGCCCTTCGAGACCGGGCTGGCCACGGCCTCCTGGAACAACGAGTCGAGCATGTACGTCGACCTGCACGACCTCATGGCCGAGCACTCCCGCGTCCTGTCGGTGGGCGGCCGATACGTCACCATCACCGGCTGCTGGAACCCGCGCTACGGCCAGCCGTCGAAGTGGGTCTCGCAGATCAACGCCCACTTCGAGTGCAACATCCACTCGCGGCGGGAGTACCTGCGCGCCATGATCGACAACCGCCTCGTTCCGCAGGCCGTCATCGACCTGACGCCGCAGACCCTGCCGTACTGGAAGCTCCGGGCCACCACGTCCCTGGTCACCGGGATCGAGGACGCCTTCATCAAGTCCTACGAGGACGGCTCGTTCCAGTACGTCCTGATCGCCGCCGACCGCGTCTGA
- a CDS encoding TetR/AcrR family transcriptional regulator, giving the protein MAADSPTPRTHDGRRARGDRTRREVARQAAMSATVHGLDAITIGSLAARTGHSKSGILTVFANREAIQLAAVAEARGLYRRHVLDPAGDAAPGAPRLRAWLGNWVAYLREGVFPGGCFIAATSVEYGHREGPVADAVRSLTREWLTLLEAELSLVAGARPDDDAFRIDAYLRAGNTRFQLFGDPAELTRAHRLARDVFDT; this is encoded by the coding sequence ATGGCAGCCGACAGCCCCACCCCGCGCACGCACGACGGCCGCCGCGCCCGCGGTGACCGGACGCGGCGCGAAGTCGCCCGCCAGGCCGCGATGTCCGCGACCGTGCACGGGCTGGACGCCATCACCATCGGCTCGCTCGCCGCCCGGACCGGGCACAGCAAGAGCGGCATCCTCACGGTCTTCGCCAATCGGGAGGCCATCCAGCTCGCCGCCGTCGCCGAGGCACGCGGCCTGTACCGGCGGCACGTCCTCGACCCGGCCGGGGACGCGGCCCCGGGGGCGCCCCGGCTCCGCGCGTGGCTCGGCAACTGGGTCGCGTACCTCCGCGAGGGCGTGTTCCCCGGCGGCTGCTTCATCGCCGCGACATCGGTCGAATACGGGCACCGCGAGGGCCCCGTCGCCGACGCGGTCCGCTCCCTGACCCGCGAATGGCTGACCCTGCTGGAGGCCGAGCTGTCTCTCGTGGCCGGCGCCCGTCCCGACGACGACGCGTTCCGCATCGACGCCTACCTGCGCGCCGGGAACACCCGCTTCCAGCTCTTCGGCGACCCGGCCGAGCTCACCCGCGCCCACCGTCTGGCACGCGACGTCTTCGACACCTGA
- a CDS encoding dienelactone hydrolase family protein, translated as MESASRGGEGVLDGFARRAIALRGAGKTVYVAGSGPAVVVMPEMPGISPDVVRFAGWVRDAGFTVYLPSLFGVDGAYPTVELGEAVIGRVCVSEEFRAFAGGGSSPVAAWLRALARLAHEECGGPGVGAIGLCFTGNFALTMTLEPAVLAAVLNHPSLPLDDPSGLELSPEDAAAIRRRFDRDDLTALAYRFDNDKWCTGRRFAAYARLLGDRFDGRVLPGACANPEPPPFFRDTVATPHSVVTAHLVDEENHPTVRARDEILAFLRTRLLPA; from the coding sequence GTGGAGAGCGCGAGCCGGGGCGGCGAAGGCGTCCTGGACGGCTTCGCCCGGCGCGCGATCGCGCTGCGCGGTGCCGGCAAGACCGTGTATGTCGCCGGGAGCGGCCCCGCGGTGGTCGTGATGCCGGAGATGCCCGGCATCAGCCCCGACGTCGTGCGCTTCGCGGGCTGGGTGCGGGACGCCGGATTCACCGTCTATCTGCCGTCGCTGTTCGGCGTCGACGGTGCGTACCCCACCGTCGAACTCGGCGAGGCGGTGATCGGGCGGGTGTGCGTCAGCGAGGAGTTCCGCGCGTTCGCCGGGGGCGGCAGCAGCCCGGTCGCGGCGTGGCTGCGTGCCCTGGCCCGGCTGGCGCACGAGGAGTGCGGCGGCCCGGGGGTCGGCGCGATCGGCCTGTGCTTCACCGGCAACTTCGCCCTCACCATGACGCTGGAGCCGGCCGTCCTCGCGGCGGTGCTCAACCACCCGTCGCTGCCGTTGGACGACCCGTCCGGCCTGGAGCTGTCGCCCGAGGATGCGGCGGCGATCCGGCGGCGGTTCGACCGCGACGACCTCACGGCACTCGCGTACCGCTTCGACAACGACAAATGGTGTACGGGGCGGCGCTTCGCCGCGTACGCGCGGCTGCTCGGCGACCGCTTCGACGGGCGCGTGCTCCCCGGGGCGTGCGCGAACCCGGAGCCGCCGCCGTTCTTCCGCGACACCGTCGCCACGCCGCACAGTGTGGTGACCGCGCACCTCGTGGACGAGGAGAACCACCCGACCGTGCGGGCCCGCGACGAGATCCTGGCGTTCCTGCGCACGCGCCTGCTGCCTGCGTGA
- a CDS encoding GntR family transcriptional regulator, whose protein sequence is MLFRIDPASPRPLGDQIAASVRRALAEGTVRPGEKLPPARELAASLAVNVHTVLRGYQQLRDEGLIELRRGRGAVVTASLDPERLRLSERVADLVAQARALGMRDDELLTLLRTALG, encoded by the coding sequence ATGCTGTTCCGCATCGACCCCGCCTCGCCGCGCCCGCTCGGCGACCAGATCGCCGCGTCCGTCCGCCGCGCGCTCGCCGAGGGCACCGTGCGCCCGGGCGAAAAGCTGCCACCGGCCCGCGAGTTGGCCGCCTCCCTGGCGGTCAATGTGCACACCGTGCTGCGCGGCTACCAGCAGTTGCGCGACGAGGGCCTGATCGAACTGCGGCGCGGGCGCGGCGCGGTCGTGACCGCGTCCCTGGATCCCGAACGCCTCCGGCTGTCCGAACGCGTGGCCGATCTCGTCGCCCAGGCACGCGCGTTGGGCATGCGGGACGACGAACTCCTCACCCTCCTCCGCACCGCGCTGGGCTGA